The Candidatus Mycolicibacterium alkanivorans genome contains a region encoding:
- a CDS encoding GNAT family N-acetyltransferase, giving the protein MSAPPLFRLVDERRVSVVRDAAAVGRVLADDPVGSCMVAARVADHGVEPQAIGGELWTRRRVEESLCYAGANLIPLRGTQSDLIAFADKAMSTARRCSSLVGRAEMVLPLWDRLQHAWGPARDVRDRQPLMAIGAPPASPIDPAVRRVRVDELDAYLVAAIDMFIGEVGIDPRFGDGGRGYRRRVASLIAAGRAYARFEHGQVVFKAEVGSQSPVVGQIQGVWVHPEWRGHGIGTAGTAAVAAAVVNSGRIASLYVNSFNTVARAAYARVGFAEVGTFATVLLD; this is encoded by the coding sequence ATGTCGGCTCCGCCACTGTTCCGCCTGGTCGACGAACGACGGGTATCAGTGGTGCGCGACGCCGCGGCCGTGGGGCGGGTGCTCGCCGACGATCCGGTCGGCTCCTGCATGGTGGCCGCCCGTGTCGCCGACCACGGGGTCGAGCCCCAGGCGATCGGGGGAGAGCTGTGGACTCGGCGCCGTGTCGAGGAGTCGTTGTGCTACGCCGGCGCCAACCTGATTCCGTTGCGCGGCACGCAGAGTGACCTGATTGCGTTCGCGGACAAGGCGATGAGTACCGCGCGGCGGTGTTCCTCACTGGTCGGCCGGGCCGAGATGGTGCTGCCGTTGTGGGACCGGCTGCAGCACGCGTGGGGACCGGCTCGTGACGTGCGTGACCGTCAGCCGCTGATGGCCATCGGAGCGCCACCGGCCAGTCCGATCGACCCCGCGGTGCGCCGGGTGCGGGTCGACGAACTCGACGCGTACCTGGTCGCCGCGATCGACATGTTCATCGGTGAGGTGGGGATCGACCCGCGTTTCGGCGACGGCGGCCGCGGGTACCGGCGGCGGGTGGCCAGCCTCATCGCCGCCGGGCGGGCCTACGCCCGCTTCGAGCACGGGCAGGTGGTGTTCAAGGCCGAGGTGGGGTCCCAGTCCCCGGTCGTCGGCCAGATCCAGGGCGTCTGGGTGCACCCGGAATGGCGCGGTCACGGGATCGGGACGGCCGGGACGGCGGCGGTTGCCGCGGCCGTTGTGAACAGCGGCCGCATCGCCAGCCTGTACGTCAACAGCTTCAACACCGTCGCGCGGGCGGCCTACGCCCGGGTCGGATTCGCCGAGGTCGGCACGTTCGCCACCGTCCTGCTCGATTGA
- the ispG gene encoding flavodoxin-dependent (E)-4-hydroxy-3-methylbut-2-enyl-diphosphate synthase, with amino-acid sequence MSIGLGMPAPPAPTLAPRRKTRQLMVRDVGVGSDYPISVQSMCTTKTHDVNATLQQIAQLTAAGCDIVRVACPRQEDADALAEIAKHSNIPVIADIHFQPKYIFAAIDAGCAAVRVNPGNIKEFDGRVAEVAKAAGAAGIPIRIGVNAGSLDNRFMDKYGKATPEALVESALWEASLFEEHGFGNIKISVKHNDPVVMVAAYEMLAEKCDYPLHLGVTEAGPAFQGTIKSAVAFGALLSRGIGDTIRVSLSAPPVEEVKVGTQILESLNLRPRGLEIVSCPSCGRAQVDVYTLANEVSAGLDGLDVPLRVAVMGCVVNGPGEAREADLGVASGNGKGQIFVKGEVIKTVPEALIVETLIEEAMRLAENMRGADASASGSPEVTVS; translated from the coding sequence ATGTCCATCGGCCTGGGCATGCCCGCCCCTCCCGCGCCCACCCTGGCGCCGCGGCGCAAGACCCGCCAGCTGATGGTGCGCGATGTCGGCGTGGGCAGCGACTATCCGATCTCGGTGCAGTCGATGTGCACCACCAAGACCCACGACGTGAACGCCACGCTGCAGCAGATCGCCCAGCTGACCGCCGCGGGCTGCGACATCGTGCGGGTGGCGTGTCCGCGCCAGGAGGATGCCGACGCGCTGGCCGAAATCGCCAAGCACAGCAACATCCCGGTGATCGCCGACATCCACTTCCAGCCGAAGTACATCTTCGCCGCGATCGACGCCGGGTGCGCGGCGGTGCGGGTGAACCCCGGCAACATCAAGGAGTTCGACGGCCGGGTGGCCGAGGTCGCCAAAGCCGCCGGCGCGGCGGGCATCCCGATCCGCATCGGCGTCAACGCCGGCTCGCTGGACAACCGCTTCATGGACAAGTACGGAAAGGCCACCCCCGAGGCTCTGGTCGAGTCCGCGCTGTGGGAGGCCTCGCTGTTCGAGGAGCACGGCTTCGGCAACATCAAGATCAGCGTCAAGCACAACGACCCGGTCGTGATGGTGGCCGCCTACGAGATGCTGGCCGAAAAGTGTGACTACCCTTTGCATCTCGGGGTCACCGAGGCCGGCCCGGCGTTCCAGGGCACGATCAAGTCCGCCGTCGCATTCGGCGCGCTGCTGTCTCGCGGCATCGGCGACACCATCCGGGTGTCGCTGTCGGCGCCGCCGGTCGAAGAGGTCAAGGTCGGCACCCAGATCCTGGAGTCGCTGAACCTGCGGCCCCGCGGGTTGGAGATCGTGTCCTGCCCGTCGTGCGGGCGCGCCCAGGTCGACGTCTACACCTTGGCCAACGAGGTGTCGGCCGGTCTGGACGGCCTCGACGTGCCGCTGCGCGTCGCGGTGATGGGCTGCGTCGTCAACGGTCCGGGCGAGGCGCGTGAAGCCGACCTCGGGGTGGCCTCCGGCAACGGCAAGGGTCAGATCTTCGTCAAGGGCGAGGTGATCAAGACCGTTCCGGAGGCCCTGATCGTCGAGACGCTGATCGAAGAGGCCATGCGACTCGCCGAAAACATGCGCGGCGCGGATGCATCTGCCAGCGGTTCTCCTGAGGTGACCGTAAGCTGA
- a CDS encoding M50 family metallopeptidase encodes MMFVIGVVLFALAILVSVALHECGHMWVARATGMKVRRYFVGFGPTVWSTLRPNKLGYTEYGLKAVPAGGFCDIAGMTSIEELKPDEEPYAMYKQKTWKRVAVLFAGPGVNFIIGLVLIYGIAVAWGLPNLHPPTKAIVGETGCVKAEVAKGKLGDCTGAGPAAMAGIQAGDAVVKVGGTDVKNFGEMVAAVQKASGPTPFVIERNQNGTTVAMAIVVDVTPTQRWVAKKDGSKESAPATVGAIGVGAATFGPTQYNPLTAIPATFTFTGDLAVELGKSLISIPTKVGALVHAIGGGERDPETPISVVGASIIGGDTVDHGLWVAFWFFLAQLNFVLGAINLVPLLPFDGGHIAIAVFEKIRNMIRSARGMVAAAPVNYMKLMPATYVILVVVVGYMLLTVTADLVNPIRLFQ; translated from the coding sequence ATGATGTTCGTTATCGGCGTCGTGCTGTTCGCGCTGGCCATTCTCGTCTCGGTGGCCCTGCACGAATGCGGGCACATGTGGGTGGCCCGGGCCACCGGGATGAAGGTCCGCCGCTACTTCGTGGGCTTCGGGCCCACCGTGTGGTCGACGCTTCGGCCCAACAAGCTCGGCTACACCGAATACGGTCTCAAGGCCGTCCCGGCCGGTGGCTTCTGCGACATCGCCGGCATGACCTCCATCGAGGAGCTCAAGCCCGACGAAGAGCCCTACGCGATGTACAAGCAGAAGACCTGGAAACGCGTCGCGGTGCTGTTCGCCGGCCCCGGCGTGAACTTCATCATCGGCCTGGTCCTCATCTACGGGATCGCCGTGGCGTGGGGCCTGCCCAACCTGCACCCGCCCACCAAGGCCATCGTCGGTGAAACCGGTTGTGTGAAGGCCGAAGTCGCCAAGGGCAAGCTCGGTGACTGCACCGGTGCCGGACCCGCGGCGATGGCCGGGATCCAGGCCGGTGACGCCGTGGTCAAGGTGGGCGGCACCGACGTCAAGAACTTCGGCGAGATGGTGGCCGCGGTGCAGAAGGCCTCCGGCCCCACGCCGTTCGTCATCGAACGCAACCAGAACGGCACGACCGTGGCGATGGCCATCGTCGTCGACGTCACGCCCACCCAGCGTTGGGTGGCCAAGAAGGACGGCAGCAAGGAGAGCGCCCCGGCCACGGTGGGTGCCATCGGCGTCGGGGCCGCCACCTTCGGCCCGACGCAGTACAACCCGTTGACCGCGATTCCGGCCACCTTCACCTTCACCGGCGACCTGGCCGTCGAACTCGGCAAGTCGCTGATCTCCATCCCGACGAAGGTCGGGGCGCTGGTGCACGCGATCGGCGGCGGCGAACGTGACCCCGAAACGCCCATCAGCGTGGTCGGGGCCAGCATCATCGGCGGCGACACCGTCGACCACGGGCTGTGGGTCGCCTTCTGGTTCTTCCTGGCCCAGCTCAACTTCGTGCTCGGCGCGATCAACCTGGTGCCGCTGTTGCCGTTCGACGGCGGCCACATCGCCATCGCGGTGTTCGAGAAGATTCGCAACATGATCCGGTCAGCTCGCGGCATGGTCGCCGCCGCCCCGGTGAACTACATGAAGCTGATGCCCGCCACCTACGTCATCCTGGTCGTGGTGGTCGGCTATATGCTGTTGACCGTGACCGCCGACCTGGTCAATCCGATCCGGTTGTTCCAGTAG